Proteins from a single region of Corvus hawaiiensis isolate bCorHaw1 chromosome 6, bCorHaw1.pri.cur, whole genome shotgun sequence:
- the ZFP91 gene encoding E3 ubiquitin-protein ligase ZFP91 isoform X1 gives MRSTLFWGSVTLCSPALKRCADKVAGKAPKEEKEEEEVSSVLSHGSPVGTARPSRSWRSSRTAAAARQRDSENSRASRSKASSLQLVCKSEPNADQLEYVVTEEHQSPDGVSSDDDEMLISEEEVPFKDDPRDETYKPHLEKEAPKQRRKASKGKEEKERQKEIKVEVKEENEFQEDEEPPRKRGRRRKDDKSPRLPKRRKKPPIQYVRCEMEGCGTVLAHPRYLQHHIKYQHLLKKKYVCPHPSCGRLFRLQKQLLRHAKHHTDQRDYICEYCARAFKSSHNLAVHRMIHTGEKPLQCEICGFTCRQKASLNWHMKKHDADSFYQFSCNICGKKFEKKDSVVAHKAKSHPEVLIAEALAANAGALITSTDILGTNPEAIVPPTDGQGLPLLPDPLGSAPPADCLLLSSEGMPKPYCGGAERVSLVADGKLFVGSGSGANPEGLVMNTEMLGASTEVLIEDSDSTGP, from the exons atgaggagcaCCTTGTTCTGGGGAAGTGTTAccctttgttctcctgccctCAAACG gTGTGCAGATAAAGTCGCTGGTAAAG CTCccaaagaagagaaggaagaggaggaagtgtCCAGCGTGCTCAGCCATGGCTCTCCCGTGggcacggcccggcccagccGGAGCTGGCGCAGCAGCCGGACGGCGGCCGCCGCTCGCCAGCGTGACTCCGAGAATTCCCGCGCCTCCAGATCCAAGGCGAGCTCCCTGCAGCTCGTCTGCAAGTCGGAGCCCAACGCCGACCAGCTGGAGTACG TGGTCACAGAAGAGCATCAGTCTCCAGATGGAGTCAG cAGCGATGATGATGAGATGCTCATCAGTGAGGAAGAAGTTCCCTTCAAAGATGATCCCAGAGATGAGACCTACAAGCCCCACCTAGAGAA GGAAGCAccaaagcaaaggagaaaagctagcaaggggaaagaggaaaaagaaaggcagaaagagatTAAAGTGGAAGTGAAAGAAGAGAACGAGTTTCAGGAGGATGAAGAACCACCAAGGAA gaggggaaggaggagaaaggatgACAAGAGCCCAAGGCTGCCCAAGAGAAG GAAGAAGCCTCCGATCCAGTATGTCCGCTGTGAGATGGAAGGCTGCGGCACGGTCCTGGCTCACCCACGGTACCTGCAG catcACATAAAATATCAGCActtattgaagaaaaaatacgTGTGTCCTCATCCCTCCTGCGGTCGGCTGTTCCGGCTCCAGAAGCAGCTCCTGCGGCATGCCAAACATCACACAG ATCAAAGGGATTACATCTGCGAGTACTGCGCCCGGGCCTTCAAGAGCTCCCACAACTTGGCGGTGCACCGGATGATCCACACGGGCGAGAAGCCCTTGCA GTGCGAGATCTGCGGATTCACCTGCCGGCAGAAGGCTTCCCTCAACTGGCACATGAAGAAGCACGATGCAGACTCCTTCTACCAGTTCTCCTGCAATATTTGTGGCAAGAAATTCGAGAAGAAGGACAGCGTCGTGGCCCACAAAGCCAAGAGCCACCCCGAAGTGCTCATTGCTGAAGCACTGGCTGCCAACGCGGGTGCCCTGATCACCAGCACGGATATCCTGGGCACTAATCCCGAGGCCATCGTGCCGCCCACAGATGGCCAGGGCCTCCCGCTGCTCCCCGACCCCCTGGGCAGTGCTCCCCCAGCAGACTGCCTGCTGCTGAGCTCGGAGGGGATGCCAAAGCCCTACTGTGGCGGGGCAGAGCGCGTGAGCCTGGTGGCCGACGGCAAGCTCTTCGtgggcagcggcagcggcgcgAACCCAGAGGGGCTGGTCATGAACACAGAGATGCTGGGAGCCAGCACAGAGGTGCTCATCGAAGATTCAGATTCCACTGGACCCTAG
- the LPXN gene encoding leupaxin isoform X2 — translation MEDLDALLAELEQSSCLASKDRVPQGSSSCQDAQHGTPKVPLPPRAPPPGEGSDSVYSTPVPVPKLLLPSPPPTEAARQLDELLADLGHTQSKLAATGQGAGVPAESLLDDMLGSLTRDLQELGITAAPAGLCAACRKPIAGKVLTALGKTWHPEHFTCARCGQELDKGPFFEQGGQAFCEEDYHQAFSPRCAYCAGPIREKVLTALEQTWHPEHFFCAHCGKVFGEEGFLEHNRKPYCHQDFLALFAPKCRGCERPVTDNYLSALEGVWHTECFVCTECLTGFTGGSFFELEGRPYCELHFHQRQGTICHGCSRPVTGRCITAAGRRYHPEHFVCTYCLGRLHKGTFRECGDKMYCQPCHDKLFV, via the exons ATGGAGGATTTGG ATGCTTTGCTGGCAGAACTGGAGCAGAGCTCCTGCCTGGCCTCCAAGGACCGCGTGCCACAGGGATCAAGCTCCTGCCAGGATGCCCAGCATGGTACCCCGAAG GTGCCGCTGCCACCTCGAGCTCCGCCTCCAGGAGAAGGTTCGGATTCAGTGTACAG CACCCCTGTGCCAGtcccaaagctgctgctcccctcACCCCCACCGACGGAGGCCGCCCGGCAGCTGGATGAGCTCCTGGCCGACCTGGGCCACACGCAGAGCAAG CTGGCAGCTACAGGACAGGGAGCTGGGGTGCCCGCGGAGTCCTTGCTGGACGATATGCTGGGCAGCCTCACCCGGgacctgcaggagctgggcatcACGGCTGCGCCCGCCGGCCTCTGCGCCGCCTGCCGCAAGCCCATCGCTGGCAAG GTGCTCACAGCCCTGGGCAAAACCTGGCACCCCGAGCACTTCACCTGCGCCCGCTGCGGGCAGGAGCTGGACAAGGGGCCCTTCTTcgagcagggtgggcaggcgTTCTGTGAGGAGGATTATCACCAGGCCTTCTCCCCGCGCTGTGCCTACTGTGCCGGCCCCATCCGTGag aaagtCCTCACGGCCCTGGAGCAGACCTGGCACCCCGAGCACTTCTTCTGTGCCCACTGTGGGAAGGTGTTCGGAGAGGAGG GGTTCCTGGAGCACAACAGGAAGCCGTACTGCCACCAGGACTTCCTGGCCCTGTTTGCCCCCAAATGCCGGGGCTGCGAGCGCCCTGTCACGGACAACTACCTGTCGGCCTTGGAGGGTGTCTGGCACACCGAGTGCTTCGTGTGCACG gaGTGCCTGACTGGCTTCACCGGCGGGTCCTTCTTCGAGCTGGAGGGGCGGCCCTACTGTGAGCTGCACTTCCACCAGCGGCAGGGCACCATCTGCCACGGCTGCAGCCGCCCCGTCACCGGGCGCTGCATCACGGCCGCGGGGCGCAGGTACCACCCCGAGCACTTTGTCTGCACCTACTGCCTGGGCCGGCTGCACAAGGGCACCTTCCGCGAGTGCGGCGACAAGATGtactgccagccctgccacgACAAGCTCTTCGTCTGA
- the ZFP91 gene encoding E3 ubiquitin-protein ligase ZFP91 isoform X2, with protein sequence MRSTLFWGSVTLCSPALKRCADKVAGKAPKEEKEEEEVSSVLSHGSPVGTARPSRSWRSSRTAAAARQRDSENSRASRSKASSLQLVCKSEPNADQLEYVVTEEHQSPDGVSDDDEMLISEEEVPFKDDPRDETYKPHLEKEAPKQRRKASKGKEEKERQKEIKVEVKEENEFQEDEEPPRKRGRRRKDDKSPRLPKRRKKPPIQYVRCEMEGCGTVLAHPRYLQHHIKYQHLLKKKYVCPHPSCGRLFRLQKQLLRHAKHHTDQRDYICEYCARAFKSSHNLAVHRMIHTGEKPLQCEICGFTCRQKASLNWHMKKHDADSFYQFSCNICGKKFEKKDSVVAHKAKSHPEVLIAEALAANAGALITSTDILGTNPEAIVPPTDGQGLPLLPDPLGSAPPADCLLLSSEGMPKPYCGGAERVSLVADGKLFVGSGSGANPEGLVMNTEMLGASTEVLIEDSDSTGP encoded by the exons atgaggagcaCCTTGTTCTGGGGAAGTGTTAccctttgttctcctgccctCAAACG gTGTGCAGATAAAGTCGCTGGTAAAG CTCccaaagaagagaaggaagaggaggaagtgtCCAGCGTGCTCAGCCATGGCTCTCCCGTGggcacggcccggcccagccGGAGCTGGCGCAGCAGCCGGACGGCGGCCGCCGCTCGCCAGCGTGACTCCGAGAATTCCCGCGCCTCCAGATCCAAGGCGAGCTCCCTGCAGCTCGTCTGCAAGTCGGAGCCCAACGCCGACCAGCTGGAGTACG TGGTCACAGAAGAGCATCAGTCTCCAGATGGAGTCAG CGATGATGATGAGATGCTCATCAGTGAGGAAGAAGTTCCCTTCAAAGATGATCCCAGAGATGAGACCTACAAGCCCCACCTAGAGAA GGAAGCAccaaagcaaaggagaaaagctagcaaggggaaagaggaaaaagaaaggcagaaagagatTAAAGTGGAAGTGAAAGAAGAGAACGAGTTTCAGGAGGATGAAGAACCACCAAGGAA gaggggaaggaggagaaaggatgACAAGAGCCCAAGGCTGCCCAAGAGAAG GAAGAAGCCTCCGATCCAGTATGTCCGCTGTGAGATGGAAGGCTGCGGCACGGTCCTGGCTCACCCACGGTACCTGCAG catcACATAAAATATCAGCActtattgaagaaaaaatacgTGTGTCCTCATCCCTCCTGCGGTCGGCTGTTCCGGCTCCAGAAGCAGCTCCTGCGGCATGCCAAACATCACACAG ATCAAAGGGATTACATCTGCGAGTACTGCGCCCGGGCCTTCAAGAGCTCCCACAACTTGGCGGTGCACCGGATGATCCACACGGGCGAGAAGCCCTTGCA GTGCGAGATCTGCGGATTCACCTGCCGGCAGAAGGCTTCCCTCAACTGGCACATGAAGAAGCACGATGCAGACTCCTTCTACCAGTTCTCCTGCAATATTTGTGGCAAGAAATTCGAGAAGAAGGACAGCGTCGTGGCCCACAAAGCCAAGAGCCACCCCGAAGTGCTCATTGCTGAAGCACTGGCTGCCAACGCGGGTGCCCTGATCACCAGCACGGATATCCTGGGCACTAATCCCGAGGCCATCGTGCCGCCCACAGATGGCCAGGGCCTCCCGCTGCTCCCCGACCCCCTGGGCAGTGCTCCCCCAGCAGACTGCCTGCTGCTGAGCTCGGAGGGGATGCCAAAGCCCTACTGTGGCGGGGCAGAGCGCGTGAGCCTGGTGGCCGACGGCAAGCTCTTCGtgggcagcggcagcggcgcgAACCCAGAGGGGCTGGTCATGAACACAGAGATGCTGGGAGCCAGCACAGAGGTGCTCATCGAAGATTCAGATTCCACTGGACCCTAG
- the LPXN gene encoding leupaxin isoform X1, with translation MRLQKHPPKARFCWNVTALLHHAATNPFPASTGMPSLVTRGQWLLERAWVSRTPPSWLLELLGQPVGQFLPSAAPAWAVGGSPCPSCARHTWCEARSPQRKPWVTNPGAGGGGETGTELAQPRLPSQRLGVLPRPWDPTPRQDGGFGCFAGRTGAELLPGLQGPRATGIKLLPGCPAWYPEGAAATSSSASRRSTPVPVPKLLLPSPPPTEAARQLDELLADLGHTQSKLAATGQGAGVPAESLLDDMLGSLTRDLQELGITAAPAGLCAACRKPIAGKVLTALGKTWHPEHFTCARCGQELDKGPFFEQGGQAFCEEDYHQAFSPRCAYCAGPIREKVLTALEQTWHPEHFFCAHCGKVFGEEGFLEHNRKPYCHQDFLALFAPKCRGCERPVTDNYLSALEGVWHTECFVCTECLTGFTGGSFFELEGRPYCELHFHQRQGTICHGCSRPVTGRCITAAGRRYHPEHFVCTYCLGRLHKGTFRECGDKMYCQPCHDKLFV, from the exons ATGAGGCTCCAGAAGCATCCCCCAAAGGCAAGGTTCTGCTGGAATGTCACGGCACTGCTCCATCACGCTGCCACAAATCCATttccagccagcacagggatgCCATCCCTCGTCACACGTGGCCAGTGGCTTCTAGAAAGGGCCTGGGTCAGCAGAACACCCCCATCCTGGCTTCTGGAgctccttgggcagcctgttggCCAGTTTCTCCCCTccgcagccccagcctgggctgttGGTGGGTCCCcgtgccccagctgtgcccgtcACACGTGGTGTGAGGCACGCAGCCCACAGAGGAAACCCTGGGTGACAAACCCCGGCGCGGGGGGCGGAGGCGAGACCGGAACAGAGCTGGCGCAGCCTCGACTGCCGTCTCAGCGCCTCGGGGTGCTGCCCCGGCCCTGGGACCCCACGCCAAGGCAGGATGGAGGATTTGG ATGCTTTGCTGGCAGAACTGGAGCAGAGCTCCTGCCTGGCCTCCAAGGACCGCGTGCCACAGGGATCAAGCTCCTGCCAGGATGCCCAGCATGGTACCCCGAAG GTGCCGCTGCCACCTCGAGCTCCGCCTCCAGGAGAAG CACCCCTGTGCCAGtcccaaagctgctgctcccctcACCCCCACCGACGGAGGCCGCCCGGCAGCTGGATGAGCTCCTGGCCGACCTGGGCCACACGCAGAGCAAG CTGGCAGCTACAGGACAGGGAGCTGGGGTGCCCGCGGAGTCCTTGCTGGACGATATGCTGGGCAGCCTCACCCGGgacctgcaggagctgggcatcACGGCTGCGCCCGCCGGCCTCTGCGCCGCCTGCCGCAAGCCCATCGCTGGCAAG GTGCTCACAGCCCTGGGCAAAACCTGGCACCCCGAGCACTTCACCTGCGCCCGCTGCGGGCAGGAGCTGGACAAGGGGCCCTTCTTcgagcagggtgggcaggcgTTCTGTGAGGAGGATTATCACCAGGCCTTCTCCCCGCGCTGTGCCTACTGTGCCGGCCCCATCCGTGag aaagtCCTCACGGCCCTGGAGCAGACCTGGCACCCCGAGCACTTCTTCTGTGCCCACTGTGGGAAGGTGTTCGGAGAGGAGG GGTTCCTGGAGCACAACAGGAAGCCGTACTGCCACCAGGACTTCCTGGCCCTGTTTGCCCCCAAATGCCGGGGCTGCGAGCGCCCTGTCACGGACAACTACCTGTCGGCCTTGGAGGGTGTCTGGCACACCGAGTGCTTCGTGTGCACG gaGTGCCTGACTGGCTTCACCGGCGGGTCCTTCTTCGAGCTGGAGGGGCGGCCCTACTGTGAGCTGCACTTCCACCAGCGGCAGGGCACCATCTGCCACGGCTGCAGCCGCCCCGTCACCGGGCGCTGCATCACGGCCGCGGGGCGCAGGTACCACCCCGAGCACTTTGTCTGCACCTACTGCCTGGGCCGGCTGCACAAGGGCACCTTCCGCGAGTGCGGCGACAAGATGtactgccagccctgccacgACAAGCTCTTCGTCTGA